The Bacteroidota bacterium genomic sequence ACAATTCTTTGTCAGTAAAATAGTAATTAACAATTGTATTGCTATTTCCACTGCCCTTTATTCTACCTACTTCTACAAAAGTTTTAGCGTCAAGCGAACGTTCAACAACAAAATATTCGTTATTTATTTCAGTGGCAGTAGTCCAATACAAATCCACTTCATTTTTTCGTTTAGAAAAAAGTTCGAAAGAGGTTAGCTCTACCGGAAGACCATAGTTGATAACACAAAATTCACCACAAGCAGGAGGGAGTCCATACGTTGAGCTTACTGTTATATGGTCAACTTGTGCTGTAGCTGCTACCCCGGCTGCCGCATCTCTATTGGCAGAAAACGCTAATCCAAAAAAAGCAGACATTACATCAGCCCTTCCAACACAGGTTTGTCCGGCATCTAAGGCATAGGTTCTAATGGCGTCTGCTGCTGGCCAGTTAGTATTATTAGCATAATCGCACCCGGTTTGAATAGCACCATTTATCACCCACCTTACTCTGTAATCATCAATATTTGTGTTGGGATTACTTCGTTCTACAGAGAATGTTATTACTCCTGGTGCACAATCAGATGTCATCGATATTCCAAAATTTCTTGCAATTAAATAATCGGTATAACTTCCGTTTGCGGCTAAATCAGTTGTGTTTGTGGAATACGAATCGTCAGATGCTGTA encodes the following:
- a CDS encoding T9SS type A sorting domain-containing protein, which produces MSYNYPALVMKRFSLLVVFILLSCSFCFSQLKALFGCTAGVSGPHSPASTETVAIAGSTSTWSNKGNITASDDSYSTNTTDLAANGSYTDYLIARNFGISMTSDCAPGVITFSVERSNPNTNIDDYRVRWVINGAIQTGCDYANNTNWPAADAIRTYALDAGQTCVGRADVMSAFFGLAFSANRDAAAGVAATAQVDHITVSSTYGLPPACGEFCVINYGLPVELTSFELFSKRKNEVDLYWTTATEINNEYFVVERSLDAKTFVEVGRIKGSGNSNTIVNYYFTDKELYAGRFYYRLKQVDFDGKFKYSDVRSVRVKTDDDIYIYHNMDLNYAIVNFIELPQTMPDIFVANAMGQKISVPKNMENFLDGKIKLDLRKLTSGVYFVSVDDAGIKQSKKIIIP